From the genome of Pelagicoccus sp. SDUM812003, one region includes:
- the sufU gene encoding Fe-S cluster assembly sulfur transfer protein SufU, producing MNPQLQQLYKETLLAHSKSPHGNHELEDARNATLRNPLCGDEITVYLKTGDNEHLHVSFTAQACSICVASASMMAKELNDQTAAQAGELAKRFVSNFKDDIESLKLEGDLAALSGVHAFPSRIRCATLPWEAAKSLLE from the coding sequence GTGAACCCGCAACTGCAACAGCTCTACAAGGAAACGCTGCTCGCGCACAGCAAGAGCCCACACGGCAACCACGAGCTCGAAGACGCTCGCAACGCCACGCTTAGAAATCCCTTGTGCGGGGACGAGATCACCGTGTACCTAAAAACTGGAGACAACGAGCACCTGCACGTCTCCTTCACCGCCCAGGCCTGCTCCATCTGCGTGGCATCGGCATCCATGATGGCGAAGGAGCTCAACGACCAGACAGCGGCCCAAGCTGGCGAACTGGCAAAGCGCTTCGTATCCAATTTCAAGGACGACATCGAATCGCTCAAGCTCGAAGGCGACCTTGCGGCTCTCTCTGGCGTGCACGCCTTTCCCAGTCGCATCCGCTGCGCCACCCTTCCGTGGGAGGCGGCCAAATCCTTGCTCGAATGA
- the rny gene encoding ribonuclease Y translates to MSPFFFMGNDIWIAIASLLIGATAGYVILLLSMRRARRRAKEEADALLDISRRKAEIEALEARAKVEREIEGLRSDFERAEQRSELEIEMKLKEIRSHEESLGSLDHQLQLRQRQIEKELEEVQSSRRNLSEMTANLQRTMANLASMDVAEIKKALQEQVEMDCSEELKKLRREIMERSEAEINREAKRTVLAAMQRIASKPNNDITAAVVQLPNDEMKGRIIGREGRNIKCFETATGTTLLIDESPSIVMVSSFDPVRREIAKVALERLVSDGRIHPATIEEFVGEARNDVDQIVEDAGDAAVQQLKISRLHPEIITLLGKLKFRTSYSQNVLEHSVEVGFLASIIASELGLDPNIAKRAGLLHDIGKAIDGEYEGSHAIVGSEFVQARGEHGIVVNAVAAHHEEVPPESLYAGVVILADTISAVRPGARAESMTAYIDRLKVLEKVAKSFPGVSTAYAIQAGREVRVIVDPDRADDEQARDLSRRIRDEIQEKLDFPSSIRVTVVREQRFVETAK, encoded by the coding sequence GTGTCTCCGTTTTTTTTTATGGGAAACGACATTTGGATAGCGATCGCTTCTTTGCTCATCGGCGCCACCGCGGGGTATGTCATTTTGCTGCTTTCGATGCGTCGAGCTCGCCGGCGAGCGAAGGAGGAGGCGGATGCGCTGCTCGATATATCCCGACGGAAGGCTGAGATCGAAGCGCTCGAGGCGCGGGCCAAGGTCGAGCGCGAGATCGAGGGGTTGCGCAGCGATTTCGAGCGGGCTGAGCAGCGTTCCGAGCTGGAGATCGAGATGAAGCTCAAGGAGATTCGCTCTCACGAGGAGTCGCTCGGCTCGCTGGATCATCAGCTGCAGCTTCGTCAACGCCAGATCGAGAAGGAGCTGGAGGAGGTGCAGTCCAGTCGTAGGAACTTGTCCGAAATGACGGCGAACCTGCAGCGCACCATGGCCAATCTCGCGTCCATGGACGTGGCCGAGATCAAGAAGGCTCTGCAGGAGCAGGTGGAGATGGATTGCTCGGAGGAGCTCAAGAAGCTGCGTCGCGAGATCATGGAGCGCTCCGAGGCGGAAATCAACCGGGAGGCCAAGCGCACTGTCCTGGCGGCCATGCAGCGCATCGCCAGCAAGCCCAACAACGACATCACCGCCGCGGTGGTGCAGCTCCCCAACGACGAGATGAAGGGGCGCATCATCGGCCGGGAGGGTCGGAACATCAAATGCTTCGAAACCGCTACCGGCACTACGCTGCTTATCGACGAGTCGCCCAGCATCGTTATGGTGTCGTCCTTCGATCCGGTTCGCCGCGAGATCGCCAAGGTGGCCCTCGAGCGCTTGGTATCCGATGGACGCATCCACCCCGCCACCATCGAGGAGTTCGTCGGGGAGGCCCGCAACGACGTGGACCAGATCGTGGAGGACGCGGGTGACGCCGCGGTGCAGCAGTTGAAAATCTCCCGCTTGCACCCGGAGATCATCACATTGCTGGGCAAGCTCAAGTTTCGCACCTCCTACTCGCAGAACGTGCTGGAGCACTCGGTGGAGGTCGGCTTTCTGGCCTCGATCATCGCCTCGGAGCTGGGGCTCGATCCCAACATCGCCAAGCGCGCGGGCTTGCTGCACGATATCGGCAAGGCCATCGACGGCGAGTACGAGGGCAGCCACGCTATCGTAGGCAGCGAGTTCGTGCAGGCTCGCGGCGAGCACGGCATCGTGGTCAACGCGGTGGCCGCACACCACGAGGAGGTGCCGCCGGAGTCGCTTTACGCAGGTGTCGTCATTCTGGCGGACACCATTTCAGCGGTGCGTCCCGGAGCTCGAGCGGAGAGCATGACGGCCTACATCGACCGTTTGAAGGTGCTCGAGAAAGTGGCCAAATCCTTTCCCGGGGTCAGCACGGCCTACGCCATACAGGCCGGTCGCGAGGTGCGGGTCATCGTCGATCCGGATCGGGCCGACGACGAGCAAGCCCGCGATCTCTCCCGAAGGATCAGGGACGAAATTCAGGAAAAGCTGGATTTTCCCAGCTCGATCCGGGTCACCGTGGTGCGCGAGCAGCGCTTCGTGGAGACGGCCAAGTAG
- a CDS encoding M1 family metallopeptidase has protein sequence MILKRCYLVLLFGGFASLSFADGAFGQLGNRWPSPSEARLASGAPGPAYWQQEANYRIEVELDERRSMIIGKESIEYVNHSPHDLSYLWLQLDQNMFSRQSKGVLSDQGPNFEGKPEEPREVLDRDFREFLYQRDFEGGHRLGAVTDGGGAPLPFAIVETNMRVDLPEPLSSGESIVLKIDWEYPIVDEAFARRTGRKQLEGGDYVYQIAQWYPRMCAYYDEEGWQVKPYMNKGEFALEFGDFEVSITAPEDFVVAATGELQNEREVLSGQQRSRLEAARESDAPVMIVTLEEAAERLESPAEGKRTWRFKAEKVRDFAFAASRGYAWDAMAVEIDGKSVMAMSAYPREAAPLWSRYSTEAIALTLDVYSDVVYNYPYPVAWSTWGPVYGMEYPMISFQSSWDIDEEETYPERVRNYVISVIVHEVGHNWFPMIINSDERQWMWQDEGLNSFVEDIATTRFDPRLREAYRRSVKSTIDRMDGSKDPAIMVAADNLTWPGYQAYSKPALGLTLLRESILGEELFDFAFQEYARRWAFKRPTPADFFRTMEDASGTNLDWFWRAWFYGTDHVDLSLESVELFRLDDGDPSVSKAWDKQERYENPDTPMIARLEGETYYAARKEELQDWYYGYDEFEVLEKDVEDYQSSLEDLEDWQRDLLQFDGRIYVATVKNVGGIPMPMVLDVTFEDGSERRLEIPVDIWRPGKSSVRVPIIAEMPVVSVELDRANAFADSDLENNVFPRPIREGRFKLKQDEKEDNPMREALFPDKDEEKAEEPAER, from the coding sequence ATGATCTTGAAACGCTGTTACCTCGTCCTCCTGTTCGGAGGCTTCGCTTCGCTGTCCTTCGCGGATGGCGCCTTCGGGCAACTTGGAAATCGCTGGCCGTCTCCCAGCGAGGCTCGTCTGGCTTCCGGGGCGCCCGGGCCAGCCTACTGGCAGCAGGAAGCCAACTACCGTATCGAAGTGGAATTGGATGAGCGGCGCTCGATGATAATCGGGAAGGAGTCCATCGAGTATGTGAACCATTCGCCGCACGACTTGAGCTACCTCTGGCTGCAGTTGGACCAAAATATGTTTTCCCGCCAGTCCAAGGGCGTGTTGAGCGATCAGGGTCCGAATTTCGAGGGGAAGCCCGAGGAGCCGAGGGAGGTCTTGGATCGCGACTTTCGCGAGTTTCTCTACCAGCGCGACTTCGAAGGCGGACATCGCCTCGGGGCGGTGACGGACGGAGGCGGAGCTCCGTTGCCTTTCGCGATCGTGGAAACGAACATGCGAGTCGACCTGCCGGAGCCCTTGAGCAGCGGAGAATCGATCGTGCTCAAAATCGATTGGGAGTATCCGATCGTCGATGAAGCCTTTGCCCGCAGAACTGGACGCAAGCAGCTGGAAGGTGGCGACTACGTGTATCAGATCGCTCAGTGGTACCCGCGCATGTGCGCCTACTACGACGAGGAGGGCTGGCAGGTGAAGCCATATATGAATAAGGGGGAGTTCGCCCTTGAGTTTGGCGATTTCGAGGTGTCCATCACGGCGCCGGAGGATTTCGTGGTCGCCGCGACGGGAGAGCTGCAAAACGAACGAGAGGTGTTGAGCGGGCAGCAGCGTAGCCGCCTGGAGGCCGCTCGTGAGAGCGACGCTCCGGTGATGATTGTGACCTTGGAAGAGGCAGCCGAAAGATTGGAAAGTCCAGCTGAAGGGAAGCGGACTTGGCGATTCAAGGCTGAGAAGGTGAGGGATTTCGCCTTCGCCGCCTCGCGCGGCTACGCTTGGGACGCCATGGCGGTGGAGATCGATGGAAAGTCGGTGATGGCGATGAGCGCCTACCCACGAGAAGCGGCTCCCCTTTGGAGTCGCTACTCGACCGAGGCGATCGCGTTGACGCTCGATGTGTATTCGGATGTCGTATACAACTATCCTTATCCTGTCGCTTGGTCGACTTGGGGGCCGGTTTACGGTATGGAGTATCCGATGATTTCGTTTCAGTCCAGCTGGGACATCGACGAGGAGGAGACCTATCCGGAGCGGGTGCGAAACTATGTGATATCCGTCATCGTGCACGAGGTGGGACACAACTGGTTTCCCATGATCATCAACAGCGACGAGCGACAGTGGATGTGGCAGGACGAAGGGTTGAATTCCTTTGTCGAAGATATCGCCACCACTCGATTCGATCCACGGCTTAGGGAGGCCTACCGCCGCAGCGTGAAGTCGACCATCGATCGCATGGATGGCTCCAAGGATCCTGCGATTATGGTGGCGGCCGACAACTTGACCTGGCCCGGCTATCAAGCCTACAGCAAGCCGGCTCTGGGGCTGACCCTGTTGCGGGAATCGATCCTGGGCGAGGAACTGTTCGACTTCGCCTTTCAGGAATACGCCCGTCGCTGGGCCTTCAAGCGTCCGACGCCAGCAGATTTTTTCCGAACAATGGAAGACGCTAGCGGGACGAACCTGGACTGGTTCTGGCGAGCGTGGTTCTACGGAACCGATCATGTGGATTTGTCTTTGGAATCGGTAGAACTCTTTCGACTCGACGATGGCGATCCGAGCGTGAGCAAGGCCTGGGACAAGCAGGAGCGTTATGAGAATCCGGATACGCCGATGATCGCCCGATTGGAGGGCGAGACCTACTACGCCGCGCGGAAGGAGGAGCTGCAGGACTGGTACTACGGCTACGACGAGTTCGAGGTGCTGGAGAAGGATGTGGAGGACTATCAGTCATCGCTGGAAGACCTGGAGGATTGGCAGCGTGACCTGTTGCAGTTCGATGGGAGGATCTATGTGGCCACGGTGAAAAATGTGGGCGGCATCCCGATGCCTATGGTGTTAGACGTCACCTTCGAGGACGGATCGGAGCGTCGCCTAGAGATCCCGGTCGACATCTGGCGACCTGGAAAGAGCTCGGTCCGCGTACCGATCATTGCGGAAATGCCGGTTGTCAGCGTTGAGCTTGATCGAGCGAACGCCTTCGCAGACTCCGACCTTGAGAACAATGTATTCCCTAGACCGATACGAGAGGGCCGCTTCAAATTGAAGCAGGACGAAAAGGAGGACAATCCGATGAGGGAGGCCTTGTTCCCTGACAAGGACGAGGAAAAGGCGGAGGAGCCGGCGGAGCGGTAG
- the pelA gene encoding pectate lyase yields MRLLPYFIFAISLCQIRAEDIVIPIDGFSDAIHHWQNRHGDDYPRHALNDIEAISDNLLLYQRSNGGWKENEDPLRILSSQERLAILDEKQLDDTSFDNRNTYSQIEYLAHAYQALNDERYRKAVFEGLRFILEAQLASGGFTHSPPRNDSYRGHITFADEVMPGVLSVLKKVRDAAKPFEWIEDRDLIEACGDAVEKGERLMLDLQVVQDGKRTAWAGQYDVATLQPTRGRSFELPSIVAWESVAVVEYLMRIENPDPEVVDAIEGAIDWFQRSALSGIRIERPEIEPVPFTYHTATVDPRLVSDADAPPIWARFYDLNTNQPILATRKGQRVSSYAEISLERRSGYAWYGYWPRKLLERDYPRWKRELR; encoded by the coding sequence ATGCGACTCCTACCCTATTTCATCTTTGCGATCTCGCTCTGCCAGATTCGGGCAGAGGACATCGTCATTCCTATCGACGGATTCTCCGATGCCATCCATCACTGGCAGAATCGACACGGAGACGATTACCCACGCCACGCGCTGAACGATATCGAAGCCATCAGCGACAACCTGCTGCTCTACCAGCGATCGAATGGCGGCTGGAAGGAAAACGAGGATCCCCTGCGCATTCTGAGCTCGCAGGAACGTCTTGCCATTTTAGACGAAAAGCAGCTCGACGATACCAGTTTCGACAATCGGAACACGTACTCGCAAATCGAATACCTCGCCCACGCGTATCAGGCTCTCAATGACGAACGCTACCGCAAAGCGGTCTTCGAAGGGCTTCGCTTCATCCTAGAGGCTCAACTTGCTTCCGGAGGCTTCACCCACTCTCCGCCCCGAAACGACTCCTACCGCGGCCACATCACCTTCGCCGACGAAGTCATGCCGGGCGTGCTTTCAGTCCTCAAAAAAGTTCGCGACGCCGCGAAGCCGTTCGAATGGATCGAAGACCGGGACCTTATCGAAGCCTGTGGCGATGCGGTCGAAAAAGGCGAGCGCCTGATGCTCGATCTGCAAGTCGTTCAGGACGGGAAGCGAACCGCCTGGGCAGGGCAATACGATGTCGCCACCTTGCAACCGACTCGCGGACGCTCCTTCGAGCTCCCCAGCATCGTGGCCTGGGAAAGCGTGGCCGTCGTGGAGTACTTGATGCGCATCGAGAATCCGGATCCGGAAGTCGTCGACGCCATCGAAGGCGCTATCGATTGGTTCCAGCGTTCCGCCCTTAGCGGCATTCGCATCGAACGCCCCGAAATCGAGCCCGTACCGTTCACCTATCACACCGCGACAGTCGACCCCAGATTGGTCAGCGACGCCGACGCTCCTCCGATATGGGCCCGCTTCTACGACCTGAATACGAACCAGCCGATTCTCGCCACCCGCAAAGGCCAACGCGTCTCGAGCTACGCGGAAATCTCGCTCGAACGCCGTAGCGGCTACGCCTGGTACGGCTACTGGCCTCGCAAGCTTCTGGAGAGAGACTACCCGCGGTGGAAAAGAGAGCTCCGCTAA
- a CDS encoding SMP-30/gluconolactonase/LRE family protein has translation MCQVSCVYHDRAQLGEGVLWSERERKVYWVDIEGHRVCRYDPDTGANESVAVGQQVGAVVEDAQGGLVVGLKDGLYRLDFGTGRLDKMCDPMNGDPENRLNDGKAGPDGRLYIGGMGPDKQQSLYRVERDGRRFEVIENGLTISNGLTWNADATRFYFIDSPQRVIWGYDFDRTAGAISNRRVVVDATGEDCVPDGMTIDQEGKLWVAFWEGWGVRRYDPDTGDRMAEIKLPASRVTTCCFGGENLDTLYVSTASIGFEERDWQREPQAGGLFAVKPGVKGLPPNLFRHD, from the coding sequence ATGTGCCAAGTCAGTTGCGTTTATCATGATCGAGCCCAGCTAGGGGAAGGCGTTCTTTGGAGCGAGCGGGAGCGAAAGGTCTACTGGGTGGATATCGAAGGACATCGCGTTTGTCGCTACGATCCGGATACAGGAGCAAACGAATCGGTCGCGGTAGGGCAGCAGGTTGGCGCGGTAGTCGAAGACGCTCAGGGCGGGTTGGTGGTCGGTCTTAAGGATGGGCTCTACCGTTTGGATTTCGGTACCGGGCGCCTTGACAAAATGTGCGACCCCATGAACGGCGATCCGGAGAACCGTCTTAACGACGGAAAGGCGGGACCGGATGGCAGGCTGTACATTGGCGGCATGGGACCGGATAAACAGCAGTCGCTCTACCGCGTGGAGCGTGATGGACGTCGCTTTGAAGTTATCGAAAACGGTCTCACCATTTCCAATGGGCTGACCTGGAACGCTGATGCAACTCGCTTCTATTTCATCGACAGTCCGCAACGCGTGATCTGGGGCTACGATTTCGATCGGACTGCAGGAGCCATCTCGAATCGCCGAGTGGTGGTGGACGCGACTGGGGAGGATTGCGTTCCCGACGGCATGACCATAGATCAGGAAGGAAAGCTGTGGGTGGCGTTTTGGGAAGGATGGGGCGTGCGTCGTTATGATCCGGATACGGGTGACCGCATGGCGGAAATCAAACTCCCCGCATCGCGAGTCACGACGTGTTGTTTCGGTGGTGAGAACTTGGATACTTTGTACGTTTCGACCGCCAGCATTGGCTTTGAGGAAAGAGACTGGCAACGGGAGCCTCAGGCAGGCGGGTTGTTTGCGGTGAAGCCTGGGGTGAAGGGACTGCCTCCGAATCTCTTCCGCCACGACTAG
- a CDS encoding ABC-F family ATP-binding cassette domain-containing protein, whose protein sequence is MITLQNITLQYGERYLFRKATATIGARERIGLVGANGAGKTTLLKLIAGKEAYDDGSIDKANYVTIGYLPQDGIAAHGKALFDEVQSAFGTVIDLNKRIDEANLRIQKLDSSSAEYAETLELLGEWELQLEDMDVSRIPARIESTLLGLGFKSSDLKRQTEEFSGGWQMRIALAKLLLAQPSLLLLDEPTNHLDVESQSWLEGFLQRYHGSILVVSHDRAFLDALTTRTFEVYQGTLTVYSGNYSYYEKQSVERRAQLEKAYAKQQRELAKTERFIERFRAKATKARQVQSRIKALEKVDRIEIEQEQDQVAFSFPTPPRSGQIVIETKNLCKAYGNLNVIRGADIRIERGDRIAVVGVNGAGKTTLAKILAGVEPFQSGERIVGSNTSISYFAQHQADELDPELDIFETIERVAETGNNTSLRTILGSFLFQGDEVFKKVKVLSGGERNRVALAKMLVQPANFLILDEPTNHLDIRSQDVLRRALDEFPGTFLIVSHNRDFVDSIVTKVLEVRKDGLQLHPGNVSDYLRRIESNRVDLERDSPNKESASTSSTKNASQNPKELRRQRAQLQAKLKPLKDKAKRLEQEIADLESQNSEYEQQMADPDFYKDGDRAQTVLSTYESNKKRLEQAYDEWSEISDQLAEAE, encoded by the coding sequence ATGATCACCCTGCAGAACATCACCCTTCAATACGGCGAACGCTACCTCTTCCGCAAAGCGACCGCGACCATCGGCGCTCGCGAGCGCATCGGTCTGGTCGGGGCCAATGGAGCCGGCAAGACCACTCTGCTGAAGCTCATCGCCGGGAAAGAGGCCTACGACGACGGCTCGATCGACAAGGCGAACTACGTGACCATCGGCTACCTGCCCCAGGACGGCATCGCAGCCCATGGCAAAGCCTTGTTCGACGAAGTCCAGAGCGCCTTCGGAACCGTGATCGATCTGAACAAGCGTATCGATGAAGCCAATCTGCGTATTCAGAAACTGGATTCCTCATCCGCAGAATACGCGGAGACATTGGAGCTTCTTGGAGAATGGGAGCTACAGCTGGAGGACATGGACGTATCCAGAATTCCAGCTCGCATCGAATCAACCTTGCTGGGACTGGGCTTCAAGTCCTCCGACCTGAAGCGCCAGACCGAAGAATTCTCCGGGGGCTGGCAGATGCGCATCGCTCTCGCCAAGCTGCTGCTCGCCCAGCCTTCCCTGCTCCTGCTCGACGAGCCGACCAACCACCTCGACGTCGAATCTCAATCCTGGCTGGAAGGCTTCCTCCAACGCTACCATGGCTCCATCCTCGTGGTCTCTCACGACCGAGCCTTTCTCGATGCCCTCACCACTCGCACCTTCGAGGTCTACCAAGGCACGCTAACCGTCTATTCGGGCAACTACTCATACTACGAAAAACAAAGCGTGGAGCGGCGGGCCCAACTCGAAAAGGCCTACGCCAAGCAGCAGCGGGAGCTGGCGAAGACCGAGCGTTTCATCGAGCGCTTCCGAGCCAAGGCCACCAAAGCGCGACAGGTGCAGTCTCGCATCAAAGCTCTTGAGAAAGTCGATCGCATCGAGATCGAGCAAGAGCAGGATCAGGTCGCCTTCTCATTTCCCACGCCGCCTCGCAGCGGACAAATCGTCATCGAGACTAAGAACCTTTGCAAGGCCTACGGAAACCTCAACGTCATCCGAGGGGCCGATATCCGCATCGAGCGCGGAGATCGCATCGCCGTGGTAGGCGTCAACGGCGCCGGCAAGACCACTCTCGCCAAGATTCTCGCCGGGGTGGAGCCCTTCCAATCGGGTGAACGTATCGTAGGCTCGAATACGAGCATATCCTATTTCGCCCAGCACCAAGCCGACGAGCTGGATCCCGAGCTCGACATATTCGAAACCATAGAGCGCGTCGCGGAAACCGGAAACAACACATCGCTGCGCACCATCCTAGGCTCCTTCCTCTTTCAAGGCGACGAAGTCTTCAAAAAGGTGAAAGTCCTCTCCGGCGGCGAACGCAACCGCGTGGCTTTGGCCAAGATGCTGGTCCAACCGGCGAACTTTCTCATCCTCGACGAACCGACGAACCACCTGGATATTCGTTCCCAGGACGTGCTCCGCCGGGCGCTCGACGAGTTCCCCGGCACCTTTCTCATCGTCTCGCACAACCGCGACTTCGTCGATTCGATCGTCACCAAGGTGCTCGAGGTCCGAAAAGACGGCCTCCAACTCCACCCTGGCAACGTATCCGATTATCTGCGACGCATCGAATCCAATCGAGTCGATCTTGAACGCGATTCCCCGAACAAGGAGTCCGCATCGACTAGCTCGACTAAAAACGCGTCTCAGAATCCCAAGGAGCTACGTCGCCAGCGGGCCCAGCTTCAAGCGAAGCTGAAGCCGCTCAAAGACAAGGCCAAGCGGCTCGAGCAGGAGATTGCCGATCTCGAGTCTCAGAATTCCGAATACGAACAGCAAATGGCGGATCCCGATTTCTACAAGGACGGAGATCGCGCCCAAACGGTCTTGTCCACCTACGAATCGAACAAGAAACGCTTGGAGCAAGCCTACGACGAGTGGTCCGAAATATCGGATCAGCTTGCCGAGGCGGAATAA
- a CDS encoding site-specific integrase produces the protein MDSHLSPHLARYRRHLAREAISSSKRARFEQWLLCYSLFCERRDLAPYDLEARGAFLRFLEEKQRGAFQVDQARKAIALFFQMMESRSVPSAQREMPLDDRSQKEANDEAWEEDIGRLCEEIRRRHYSPNTLRTYAFWLRALQAFLHGKSPDRVDAGDAARFFTHLACRRGVSASTQNQAFSSLLFVFRYVWKRPFEGFDGVTRAKRSRYIPTVLSRSEIDRVFERLDRAHRLMVELLYGCGLRRFEVVNLRVG, from the coding sequence ATGGATAGTCACCTATCACCTCACCTGGCACGCTATCGCCGCCACCTCGCTCGCGAAGCGATCTCCTCATCGAAGCGAGCCCGTTTCGAGCAATGGCTGCTCTGCTATTCGCTCTTTTGCGAGCGTCGCGATCTGGCCCCCTACGACCTGGAGGCGAGAGGCGCTTTCCTGCGTTTTCTCGAGGAAAAGCAGCGCGGCGCCTTTCAAGTGGATCAGGCGAGGAAGGCGATCGCGCTCTTTTTTCAGATGATGGAGAGTCGCAGCGTCCCGTCGGCTCAGCGCGAGATGCCGCTGGACGACCGGTCGCAGAAAGAGGCGAACGATGAGGCGTGGGAAGAGGATATCGGTCGGCTTTGCGAAGAGATTCGCCGGCGTCATTACTCTCCCAATACGCTCCGCACCTATGCGTTTTGGCTGCGGGCTCTGCAGGCCTTTTTGCATGGGAAATCTCCGGACCGGGTGGACGCGGGCGACGCAGCCCGTTTCTTCACTCATCTCGCCTGCCGTCGCGGGGTGTCGGCCTCTACGCAGAATCAAGCCTTCAGCTCCTTGCTCTTCGTTTTTCGCTATGTCTGGAAACGGCCATTCGAGGGCTTCGACGGAGTGACGCGAGCGAAGCGAAGCCGCTACATCCCCACCGTGCTTAGCCGTAGCGAGATCGATCGAGTGTTTGAGCGGCTGGATCGCGCCCATCGTTTGATGGTGGAGCTCTTGTATGGCTGCGGATTGCGACGCTTTGAAGTGGTGAACTTGAGGGTGGGCTGA
- a CDS encoding 3'-5' exonuclease, which yields MDPFWDELPIHVIDFEGGPHCGIVEFGVVTLKGTRIVDAATRLCRPKASISRKEQATHGIGNEDAKRCLPFAQEWDRFANLRETGPLAAHFASAENSMIKAVFPYARLSDSWMSDDRKVAEWGPWIDTGYVYRNYGDDGSSLKLEDLVMRWELQRELDELAAKYCPENRSRYHCALYDALASALLLLLYCNELSDGKPTVRQLLAESQGSSARREKFEQQQLF from the coding sequence ATGGATCCTTTTTGGGACGAGCTGCCAATCCATGTCATCGACTTCGAAGGCGGTCCGCATTGCGGCATCGTGGAGTTTGGCGTGGTGACGCTCAAGGGCACGCGCATCGTGGACGCCGCCACCCGTCTCTGCCGTCCCAAGGCTTCGATTTCGCGCAAGGAGCAAGCGACCCATGGGATTGGAAACGAGGACGCCAAGCGCTGCCTGCCGTTCGCCCAGGAGTGGGATCGTTTCGCCAACCTGCGCGAGACTGGTCCGCTGGCGGCGCACTTCGCGTCGGCGGAAAACTCCATGATCAAAGCGGTCTTTCCCTACGCTCGACTGTCGGATTCCTGGATGAGCGACGATCGCAAAGTCGCTGAATGGGGGCCTTGGATCGATACGGGCTATGTGTATCGAAACTATGGCGACGATGGTTCCTCGCTGAAGCTCGAGGATTTGGTGATGCGGTGGGAGCTGCAGCGCGAGCTCGACGAGCTGGCTGCCAAGTACTGTCCGGAGAACCGTAGCCGCTACCATTGCGCCCTCTACGACGCACTAGCGAGCGCCTTGCTGCTTCTTCTCTACTGCAACGAATTGAGCGATGGCAAGCCGACCGTTCGGCAATTGCTGGCTGAGAGCCAAGGCAGTTCGGCCCGCCGCGAGAAGTTCGAGCAGCAGCAGCTGTTTTAG
- the hisN gene encoding histidinol-phosphatase, giving the protein MQFEEFDTFTAKLCKESERIILAYFDDPNLEVISKSDDTPVTAADREAETMIRDAIETLYPEHGIMGEEFGSQNAASDYQWVIDPIDGTKTFAAGTPLFGTMIALLKDGEPLYGSINYPGVRRRLSGDNARAFANGKPIRARSNVPLKDALVMTTDIQSIAKHQNGANFEELLAKTKFCRTWGDCFGYYLVAIGKADIMLDPIMNPWDIMALVPILRGAGAVITDWRGDNPAKGESCVATNPDLHESVMNILNQ; this is encoded by the coding sequence ATGCAATTCGAAGAATTCGACACTTTCACCGCCAAGCTCTGCAAGGAGAGCGAGCGCATCATCCTCGCCTACTTCGACGACCCCAACCTGGAAGTCATCTCCAAGAGCGACGACACGCCGGTGACCGCCGCGGACCGCGAAGCGGAAACCATGATTCGCGACGCCATCGAAACCCTCTACCCCGAACACGGCATCATGGGCGAGGAATTCGGATCGCAGAACGCCGCTTCCGACTACCAATGGGTCATCGACCCGATCGACGGCACCAAGACCTTCGCCGCCGGCACCCCGCTTTTCGGCACCATGATCGCGTTGCTGAAGGACGGAGAGCCGCTCTACGGAAGCATCAACTATCCGGGCGTGCGGAGGCGGCTATCCGGTGACAACGCGCGGGCATTCGCCAACGGGAAACCGATCCGAGCCCGCAGCAACGTTCCGCTGAAGGATGCGCTGGTCATGACCACCGACATCCAATCCATCGCCAAGCACCAGAACGGGGCGAACTTCGAGGAGCTGCTCGCGAAAACCAAGTTCTGCCGCACCTGGGGCGACTGCTTCGGCTACTACCTGGTCGCGATCGGCAAGGCTGACATCATGCTCGACCCGATCATGAATCCCTGGGACATCATGGCCTTGGTGCCCATTTTGAGAGGAGCCGGAGCGGTCATCACCGACTGGCGAGGCGACAACCCTGCAAAAGGCGAGTCATGCGTCGCAACAAATCCGGATCTTCACGAGTCTGTGATGAACATTCTCAATCAATAG